Proteins encoded together in one uncultured Desulfosarcina sp. window:
- a CDS encoding 3-isopropylmalate dehydratase large subunit, which produces MGLTIAQKIFDDHRIGTPDTDVHVLRLDAVFCHEITTPPAIVDLQQRGKDRVFDPARIKVVIDHVSPAKDSKTAMQGKILRAWARRHEIEDFFDIGANGVCHALFPEKGFVRPGYTVIMGDSHTCTHGAFGAFAAGVGTTDLEVGVLKGCCAFKSPATLRVNLTGTLPQGVFAKDVILSVIGRIGVNGATNKVIEFGGPVVAAMDMESRMTLCNMAIEAGGTCGICEPDRVTVDYLWPFIKDEYDTPEAALADYGRYLPDEDAAYDQVIEHDVSDLSPMTTFDYRPDNVKPVSAMRGTPVDQVYIGSCTNGRISDLRIAASVLKGKRVSPSLRAIVSPATPKVYNQALEEGLIKIFMDAGFCVTNPTCGACLGMSNGVLAEGEVCAATTNRNFNGRMGKGGMVHLMSPATAAATAIAGMIENSTLYKG; this is translated from the coding sequence ATGGGCCTTACCATCGCACAAAAAATCTTCGACGACCATCGCATAGGCACCCCGGACACGGACGTTCATGTCCTTCGCCTGGATGCCGTTTTCTGCCATGAAATCACCACGCCCCCGGCCATCGTGGATCTTCAGCAGCGCGGCAAGGACCGGGTGTTCGACCCGGCACGCATCAAGGTGGTCATCGACCATGTTTCGCCGGCCAAGGACTCCAAAACCGCCATGCAGGGCAAGATCCTGCGGGCCTGGGCCCGGCGCCATGAAATCGAGGATTTCTTCGACATCGGCGCCAACGGGGTCTGCCATGCCCTTTTCCCGGAAAAGGGTTTCGTACGCCCGGGCTACACCGTTATCATGGGCGATTCGCACACCTGCACCCACGGGGCTTTCGGCGCCTTTGCCGCCGGCGTGGGCACTACCGACCTCGAAGTCGGCGTCCTCAAGGGCTGCTGCGCATTTAAAAGCCCGGCGACCCTGCGCGTCAACCTGACCGGCACCCTGCCCCAAGGCGTCTTCGCCAAGGACGTGATCCTTTCTGTCATCGGCCGCATCGGGGTCAACGGCGCCACCAACAAGGTCATCGAATTCGGCGGCCCGGTGGTGGCGGCCATGGATATGGAATCGCGCATGACCCTGTGCAACATGGCCATCGAGGCCGGCGGCACCTGCGGCATCTGCGAACCGGACCGGGTGACGGTGGACTACCTGTGGCCCTTTATCAAGGACGAATACGACACGCCGGAAGCGGCTCTGGCCGATTACGGGCGCTACCTGCCGGACGAAGATGCCGCCTACGATCAGGTCATTGAACACGATGTGTCCGACCTTTCCCCCATGACGACCTTCGACTACCGGCCGGACAACGTCAAACCGGTATCGGCCATGCGCGGCACGCCGGTGGACCAGGTCTACATCGGCTCCTGCACCAACGGACGCATCAGCGACCTGCGCATTGCAGCCAGCGTCCTGAAAGGCAAGCGTGTCAGCCCTTCGCTGCGGGCTATCGTTTCGCCGGCCACACCGAAGGTTTACAACCAGGCGTTGGAGGAAGGGCTCATCAAGATCTTTATGGACGCCGGTTTTTGCGTGACCAACCCCACCTGCGGGGCCTGCCTGGGAATGAGCAACGGCGTGCTGGCCGAAGGCGAGGTCTGTGCGGCCACCACCAACCGTAATTTCAACGGGCGTATGGGCAAAGGCGGCATGGTCCACCTGATGAGCCCGGCCACGGCGGCAGCCACCGCCATTGCAGGTATGATTGAAAATTCAACACTTTATAAGGGATAG
- a CDS encoding SLC13 family permease produces the protein MPLNATITLALLLVLFVLLIKTKIPAPAIFIGALAAALTLNLAPAEELLKGFSNQGMLTVAVLFMVAAGMYATGAITMIMDKLIGLPKSVFGAQLKILPPIAFGSAFLNNTPLVAMMIPVIRDLSRASRLPARQLYLPLSFASILGGMCTIIGTSTNLVIAGLVMEAMAKGDGGSSALRDLNMFDPAPLGVPIAVVGIGFMILAGRLFLTPAENNKAADVALRHYTAEFEVREGSRIVGRTLEETGIASGESVEVLYIRRGNRLLTNDLMHEELAAGDLLSFSADVTAMVDLWRTNALVPHLTLNPMETERHTHHLVKAVVSRQSKAVGKKIPDISGDANACQYKFVALSRDGQPVAGPLEEVTIEAGDNAVLEVNDDFFYECQIEHDFALTKALDGFHLQRTDRAVEASLITLAMVVVVALGWMSMLNASLLATGAMIATGCLTLRTAARSIDWGTLVVIACAIGLESAVTRSGLAEQIAGLLTGVGRDNPYMALAAVFVGCSFMTNVITNNAAAAFMFPIALSTAGKLGVNFMPFAITLMIAASCAFITPTGYQTNLMVWGAGQYKFTDYTKIGSVLTLIVMIMTIFLAPLIYGF, from the coding sequence ATGCCACTAAACGCCACCATCACCCTGGCCCTTTTGCTGGTATTGTTCGTTTTGCTGATCAAAACGAAAATCCCGGCGCCGGCCATTTTTATCGGAGCCCTGGCCGCGGCGCTGACACTGAACCTGGCGCCGGCCGAGGAACTGCTCAAAGGGTTCAGCAACCAGGGGATGCTCACCGTGGCCGTACTTTTCATGGTAGCCGCCGGGATGTACGCCACCGGTGCCATTACCATGATCATGGACAAGCTCATCGGATTGCCAAAGTCCGTTTTCGGGGCTCAGCTGAAAATTCTGCCGCCCATCGCCTTCGGCTCCGCCTTTCTCAACAACACGCCCCTGGTGGCCATGATGATTCCGGTCATCCGGGATCTTTCCCGGGCCAGCCGCCTGCCGGCACGGCAGCTTTACCTGCCGCTCAGCTTCGCATCCATCCTGGGGGGCATGTGCACCATCATCGGTACCTCCACCAACCTGGTCATCGCCGGGCTGGTCATGGAAGCCATGGCCAAAGGCGACGGCGGTTCATCGGCCCTTCGCGATCTCAACATGTTCGATCCGGCCCCGCTGGGCGTGCCCATTGCGGTGGTCGGCATCGGATTCATGATTCTGGCAGGACGCCTTTTTCTTACGCCAGCAGAAAACAACAAAGCCGCCGATGTGGCCTTGCGACACTACACGGCGGAGTTCGAAGTGCGGGAGGGTTCGCGCATCGTCGGCCGCACCCTGGAAGAGACGGGCATCGCCAGCGGCGAAAGCGTGGAAGTCCTCTACATTCGCCGGGGCAACAGGCTCCTGACCAACGATTTGATGCATGAGGAGCTGGCCGCAGGAGATCTTCTCTCTTTTTCGGCCGACGTCACCGCCATGGTGGACCTGTGGCGCACCAATGCCCTGGTCCCCCATCTGACGCTGAACCCCATGGAGACCGAACGCCATACCCACCATCTGGTCAAGGCCGTGGTGTCGCGCCAAAGCAAGGCCGTGGGCAAGAAAATCCCTGACATTTCAGGGGATGCGAATGCCTGCCAGTACAAATTCGTGGCCCTTTCCCGGGACGGGCAGCCGGTGGCCGGACCGCTGGAGGAAGTTACCATCGAAGCCGGCGACAATGCGGTTCTGGAAGTCAACGACGATTTTTTCTACGAGTGCCAGATCGAACACGACTTCGCCCTGACCAAGGCTCTGGACGGCTTTCATCTCCAGCGCACCGACCGGGCGGTGGAAGCCAGCCTGATCACCCTGGCCATGGTGGTGGTCGTGGCCCTGGGCTGGATGAGCATGCTCAATGCCAGTCTGCTGGCCACTGGCGCCATGATCGCCACCGGCTGCCTGACTTTGCGCACGGCGGCCCGCAGCATCGACTGGGGAACCCTGGTGGTCATCGCCTGCGCCATCGGCCTGGAATCGGCGGTCACCCGCAGCGGGCTGGCCGAGCAGATTGCCGGACTGCTCACCGGCGTAGGCCGCGACAACCCGTATATGGCCCTGGCGGCGGTCTTCGTAGGCTGTTCGTTCATGACCAACGTGATTACCAACAATGCCGCCGCCGCCTTTATGTTCCCCATCGCCCTCTCCACGGCCGGGAAGCTGGGCGTCAATTTCATGCCCTTTGCCATCACGCTGATGATCGCGGCCTCCTGCGCGTTTATCACGCCTACGGGGTATCAGACGAATCTTATGGTGTGGGGAGCAGGCCAGTACAAATTCACCGACTATACCAAGATCGGCTCGGTCTTGACGCTGATCGTAATGATCATGACGATCTTTCTGGCGCCGCTGATTTACGGGTTTTGA
- a CDS encoding recombinase family protein — protein sequence MPKKRKGLTLGYIRVSSDKQTVENQKLAILEYSRTHKLAVDEWIEIEMSSRKTTKQRRIDELMERLQKGDTLIVSELSRLARSVGQIAIIVDTLIKNGVRTICLKENIDLNGKRDMSSKVMITMFSLFSEIERDLISERTKEGLRRAKAQGKLLGRPKGIPGKSKLDGKEQEIKDLLSKGVTKANIARICGVGATTMNHFIRSRQLAAKRKLKA from the coding sequence ATGCCCAAAAAGCGTAAGGGATTGACCCTCGGATACATCAGGGTCAGCAGTGACAAGCAGACGGTCGAAAACCAGAAGCTGGCTATTCTGGAATACAGCAGGACCCACAAGCTGGCGGTCGATGAATGGATTGAAATCGAGATGTCCTCTCGCAAGACCACCAAGCAGAGGCGCATCGATGAACTGATGGAAAGGCTCCAGAAGGGCGACACCCTGATTGTGTCGGAGCTGTCCAGGCTGGCAAGGTCGGTCGGTCAGATTGCCATCATCGTTGACACGCTCATCAAGAACGGTGTCCGTACCATCTGCCTCAAGGAAAACATCGACCTCAACGGCAAGCGGGATATGTCGTCCAAAGTGATGATTACGATGTTCAGCCTGTTTTCGGAGATTGAGCGAGACCTGATATCGGAGAGGACCAAGGAAGGCCTCAGGAGAGCGAAGGCTCAAGGCAAGCTGTTGGGTAGACCCAAAGGCATCCCAGGCAAGTCAAAGCTGGATGGGAAGGAGCAGGAGATTAAGGATTTGTTGTCGAAGGGAGTCACCAAGGCCAACATTGCCAGGATATGTGGTGTCGGTGCCACGACCATGAACCATTTCATAAGGAGTCGTCAGCTTGCTGCCAAGCGGAAGCTGAAGGCTTGA
- a CDS encoding 3-isopropylmalate dehydratase small subunit: MKSFNGKALFLDRSDINTDEIIPARYLTEITREALAPYLLEDLKLEGFDPAKDIADKQTIVTRANFGCGSSREHAPWALEVNGINLVVGESFARIFRQNMFNCGMMAVELPPETIDRLFSAFAGRQTSVGTDFDARTITFTADGQSETVPFSISGFDADLVVAGGWVEYADTNY; this comes from the coding sequence ATGAAATCATTCAACGGCAAGGCCCTCTTTCTGGACCGTTCGGACATCAACACGGATGAAATCATTCCGGCCCGATACCTGACCGAAATTACCCGCGAAGCCCTGGCCCCCTATCTGCTGGAAGACCTCAAGCTGGAGGGATTCGATCCCGCTAAGGATATCGCCGACAAGCAGACCATCGTCACCCGTGCCAATTTCGGCTGCGGCAGTTCCCGCGAACACGCTCCCTGGGCCCTGGAAGTCAATGGGATCAACCTGGTGGTGGGAGAAAGCTTCGCCCGGATCTTTCGCCAGAACATGTTCAACTGCGGCATGATGGCCGTGGAACTTCCACCCGAAACCATCGACCGGCTCTTTAGCGCTTTCGCCGGCCGGCAGACATCCGTGGGAACTGATTTCGACGCCCGGACCATTACTTTTACCGCCGACGGCCAGTCCGAAACCGTGCCCTTTTCCATCTCCGGCTTCGACGCCGACCTGGTGGTTGCCGGGGGGTGGGTTGAATATGCGGACACCAACTATTAA
- a CDS encoding phosphatidylglycerol lysyltransferase domain-containing protein, giving the protein MNFTELTAPTFDRYRSYFENQRYELCAYALSSIIAWSNNEYKPYGAEYNDALVVAAEFKTQKENRHLLLPVCPQRMFDPEELAAVAREAGHDQYWFVPQSYVDHFGSDAVERFFKMDSHGAYSDYVYHVEDMAQLKGNRYSKKRNLIKQFQRSYVDADRVVVEPIAEQSVEDCLVFLEEWCRERDCDADDQLDLACEKQAAINTLTHFDALGVKGILLRIDGQVNAFGISAPLTRDMATLQYEKAFSSIKGLYQYFDNACARMLFNGYTYLNKESDMGIPGLAKAKRSYHPVKIVASVRLTLKE; this is encoded by the coding sequence ATGAATTTCACCGAACTGACAGCCCCGACGTTTGACAGGTATCGTTCCTATTTCGAAAACCAGCGCTACGAACTTTGCGCCTACGCCCTTTCCTCCATCATCGCCTGGAGCAACAACGAGTATAAGCCCTACGGCGCCGAGTATAACGACGCCCTGGTCGTGGCCGCCGAATTTAAAACCCAAAAGGAGAACCGTCATCTCCTGCTTCCCGTTTGCCCCCAACGCATGTTCGACCCCGAGGAACTGGCGGCGGTAGCCCGTGAGGCGGGACACGACCAGTACTGGTTCGTTCCCCAGTCCTATGTGGACCATTTTGGAAGCGATGCCGTCGAACGGTTCTTTAAAATGGACAGCCACGGTGCTTATAGCGACTACGTCTACCATGTTGAGGACATGGCCCAGCTCAAGGGCAACCGCTATTCTAAAAAACGCAACCTGATCAAACAGTTCCAACGCAGCTACGTCGATGCGGACAGGGTGGTCGTCGAGCCCATTGCCGAACAAAGCGTGGAAGATTGCCTCGTTTTTCTGGAGGAGTGGTGCCGGGAACGCGACTGCGACGCCGACGATCAGTTGGATCTGGCCTGCGAGAAGCAGGCGGCCATCAACACCTTGACGCACTTCGACGCGCTGGGCGTGAAAGGCATCCTGCTGCGCATCGACGGGCAGGTGAACGCCTTTGGAATCTCGGCCCCGTTGACCCGGGATATGGCGACCCTGCAATACGAGAAAGCCTTCAGCAGCATCAAGGGGCTCTACCAGTATTTTGACAACGCCTGTGCCCGCATGCTTTTCAATGGCTATACCTACCTGAACAAAGAGAGCGACATGGGCATCCCCGGCCTGGCCAAGGCCAAACGATCCTATCACCCGGTAAAAATTGTCGCGTCCGTGCGGCTGACATTGAAGGAGTAG
- the lepA gene encoding translation elongation factor 4 codes for MKNIRNFSIIAHIDHGKSTLSDRLIQSSKIISDRDFKDQILDTMDIERERGITIKSQTVCLPYTAKDGKSYHLNLIDTPGHVDFTYEVSRALASCEGALLLIDASQGVEAQTLANLYLALEHDLEIIPVINKIDLPSADIERVKDQIEEDLGLDPETAILASAKEGLGIEDVMEAIVEKLPPPTGDADAPLQALIFDSHYDAFRGTIVHFRVKQGTIRTGDRIRFMSNNASYKVEEVGVFQIVRVPRKELSAGEVGYMIAGIKTVSDTRCGDTITHHRQPCDKPLPGFKEAKPVVFSSIYPVASDGYEDLTVAMEKLKLNDASLIYEKDSSAALGFGFRCGFLGLLHLEVVQERLEREYDLSLILTAPSVRYRLIMNDGEERVIDNPALYPDPTTIEYALEPYIKATIIVPDRYMGAVMKLCLERRGINKNYQYLTNDRLEMIFELPLAEVIYDFYDKLKSITQGYGSFDYDLIEYRRTDLVKLDFLINGERVDALSMLIHRDNAVARARVACSKLKDEIPRQMFKIAIQGAIGGNIISRSTVSAFRKDVTAKCYGGDITRKRKLLEKQKKGKKRMKMVGQVMLPQSAFLAVLKTDTE; via the coding sequence ATGAAAAACATACGCAACTTCAGCATCATCGCCCACATCGACCATGGCAAATCGACCCTTTCCGACCGGTTGATCCAATCCAGCAAGATCATTTCGGACCGGGATTTCAAGGACCAGATTCTGGACACCATGGATATCGAAAGGGAGCGCGGCATCACCATCAAGAGCCAGACGGTGTGCCTGCCATACACCGCCAAAGACGGCAAGAGCTACCATCTGAACCTGATCGATACGCCGGGCCATGTGGATTTCACCTATGAAGTCTCAAGGGCCCTGGCCTCCTGCGAAGGCGCGCTCCTGTTGATCGATGCCAGCCAGGGCGTGGAGGCCCAGACCCTGGCCAACCTCTATCTGGCCCTGGAGCACGACCTGGAAATCATTCCGGTCATCAACAAGATCGACCTGCCCTCGGCGGATATCGAACGGGTCAAGGACCAGATCGAGGAGGATCTCGGCCTGGACCCGGAAACGGCCATTCTCGCCTCGGCAAAGGAAGGGTTGGGCATCGAGGACGTCATGGAGGCCATTGTCGAGAAGCTGCCCCCGCCCACCGGCGACGCGGACGCCCCCTTGCAGGCCCTGATCTTCGATTCGCATTACGACGCCTTCCGGGGTACCATCGTTCATTTCCGCGTAAAGCAGGGCACCATCCGTACCGGGGACCGCATCCGCTTCATGTCCAACAACGCCAGTTACAAGGTCGAGGAAGTGGGCGTCTTCCAGATCGTTCGGGTCCCCCGCAAGGAACTGTCCGCCGGCGAGGTGGGGTACATGATCGCCGGCATCAAAACCGTCAGCGACACCCGCTGCGGCGACACCATCACCCATCACCGCCAGCCCTGCGACAAGCCCCTGCCCGGTTTCAAAGAGGCCAAACCGGTGGTCTTTTCCTCCATCTACCCGGTGGCCTCGGACGGCTACGAAGACCTGACCGTCGCCATGGAAAAGCTCAAGCTTAACGACGCCTCGCTGATCTACGAAAAGGACAGCAGTGCGGCCCTGGGCTTTGGATTTCGCTGCGGTTTTTTAGGCTTGCTGCATCTGGAGGTGGTCCAGGAACGCCTGGAGCGCGAATACGACCTCTCCTTGATCCTCACCGCCCCGTCGGTGCGCTACCGGCTGATCATGAACGACGGCGAGGAACGGGTCATCGACAACCCGGCCCTGTACCCCGATCCCACCACCATCGAGTACGCTTTAGAGCCATATATCAAGGCGACTATCATCGTCCCGGACCGCTACATGGGCGCCGTAATGAAGCTGTGTTTAGAGCGCCGGGGGATCAACAAGAACTACCAGTACCTGACCAACGACCGCCTGGAGATGATCTTTGAACTTCCCCTGGCCGAAGTGATCTACGACTTCTACGACAAGCTCAAATCCATCACCCAGGGCTACGGCTCCTTCGACTACGACCTTATCGAATATCGCCGGACCGATCTGGTGAAGCTGGACTTTCTGATCAACGGCGAACGGGTGGATGCGCTCTCCATGCTGATCCACCGGGACAATGCGGTGGCCCGGGCCCGCGTGGCCTGCAGCAAACTCAAGGACGAAATTCCGCGCCAGATGTTCAAAATCGCCATCCAGGGAGCCATCGGCGGCAACATCATCTCCCGCTCCACCGTGTCGGCATTTCGCAAGGACGTCACCGCCAAGTGCTACGGGGGAGACATCACCCGCAAGCGCAAGCTTCTGGAAAAACAGAAAAAGGGTAAAAAGCGCATGAAAATGGTGGGCCAGGTGATGCTGCCCCAGTCCGCCTTTCTGGCTGTTTTGAAAACGGACACAGAATAG
- a CDS encoding GNAT family N-acetyltransferase, with product MIDYSFLQTPTPAEIGRLIELYRQAGWWKAEEGDDPDLVSGIVSGSHCFLVARQADTIIAMGRAISDRISDAYIQDVTVDPSFRGQGIGSRMVATLVARLEADGIGWIGLIAERKTHPFYRPLGFAPMADALPMLKKR from the coding sequence ATGATTGACTACTCGTTTCTTCAAACCCCGACCCCGGCCGAAATCGGCCGCCTGATCGAGTTGTATCGCCAGGCGGGATGGTGGAAGGCGGAGGAGGGCGATGATCCGGATCTCGTAAGCGGCATCGTCAGCGGCAGCCACTGTTTTCTGGTCGCGCGGCAGGCGGACACCATCATTGCCATGGGCCGTGCCATCAGCGACAGGATCAGCGACGCCTACATTCAGGACGTCACCGTGGATCCATCCTTTCGCGGGCAGGGCATCGGCTCCCGGATGGTGGCAACCCTGGTGGCCCGCCTCGAAGCCGACGGAATCGGTTGGATCGGATTGATTGCAGAAAGGAAAACGCATCCATTTTATCGGCCGCTGGGGTTCGCTCCCATGGCCGATGCTTTGCCCATGCTCAAGAAAAGATAA
- a CDS encoding site-specific integrase produces MSTTKSPSYLLHTPRRGCFYFRMKVPLDLQPCIGKKELRASLRTGYLTDAKTKSMLIAGKMHQLFRKLRGGFNNDMTKLDQIKINYIIREFIKDSLNEEEDTRINQQRPLTNDDVSKRAEFLGFLQSDHREALATSDFKHARHMTDDIIQTHGLDIEKDSEEYRKLSKELLKAHIDVLEVEKRRTLGDYGSPEEKALLESTGLSPAPTGKQRYRNAPEEQRKSSAIMKQAGEDFISEYSGGWNPRSLTDYQMAADQIVTGLGPDTPLHTIDYNRMKVFRDGLKDGSMTLRGKPMSIARINFFMDAAKRIFSLAMKRDPHLYYVNPADGLRLKDKRKASEKRDVFTPEDLQNLFINSKEYGQDKHTKAPNFWVPLLGLYTGARLDELCQLLVEDIVKRDGIWCIDIRDDNAERKSVKTGERRIVPLHPFLVEDLHFPDYVKSIPATKKRIFHELVYVNNRWGHGLSQWFATFKKRAGIEAPKGRKTFHSFRHTLINHLKQNEAEYQYVKEFVGHKGRGDITWDLYGKSFQPAKLMEKVVSKLNYPIDLSHLKSSKWIVS; encoded by the coding sequence ATGTCCACTACCAAATCCCCCTCTTACCTGCTCCACACGCCGCGTCGAGGCTGTTTCTATTTCAGGATGAAGGTCCCCCTTGACCTCCAGCCATGTATCGGTAAAAAGGAGCTTCGTGCGTCCTTGAGGACCGGATATCTGACTGATGCCAAAACCAAGTCCATGTTGATTGCCGGTAAAATGCACCAACTGTTTCGAAAACTCAGAGGAGGTTTCAACAACGATATGACCAAGCTCGACCAAATCAAAATCAATTACATCATCAGGGAATTCATCAAGGACTCACTCAACGAGGAAGAAGACACCCGTATCAACCAGCAGAGACCGCTCACCAATGACGATGTCAGCAAGCGTGCTGAGTTCCTCGGATTCCTTCAATCGGACCACAGAGAGGCTCTCGCAACGTCTGATTTCAAACACGCAAGGCACATGACCGATGATATCATCCAGACCCATGGACTCGACATTGAAAAGGATTCAGAAGAGTACAGGAAGCTATCAAAGGAACTCCTGAAGGCCCATATCGACGTGCTGGAGGTCGAGAAACGCAGAACCCTCGGTGACTATGGATCGCCTGAAGAGAAAGCTCTGCTTGAATCAACCGGCCTCTCTCCTGCTCCGACTGGAAAGCAGAGATACAGGAACGCACCCGAGGAGCAAAGGAAGTCATCAGCTATCATGAAACAAGCTGGAGAGGATTTCATAAGTGAATACAGTGGCGGATGGAATCCACGTTCCCTCACCGACTACCAAATGGCTGCCGACCAAATAGTTACTGGTCTTGGTCCTGATACGCCCCTACATACCATCGATTACAACCGAATGAAGGTCTTCAGGGATGGGCTTAAAGATGGCTCGATGACCCTGCGTGGTAAGCCTATGTCCATTGCCCGTATCAACTTTTTCATGGATGCTGCAAAGCGCATCTTCAGCCTTGCAATGAAACGCGACCCCCATCTTTATTACGTCAACCCTGCTGACGGCCTCAGGCTGAAAGACAAGAGGAAGGCCAGCGAGAAGCGGGACGTGTTCACGCCTGAGGACCTTCAGAACCTGTTCATCAATTCAAAGGAATACGGACAGGACAAGCACACCAAGGCTCCCAACTTTTGGGTACCGTTGCTCGGTCTCTACACCGGGGCAAGGCTGGATGAGCTTTGCCAGCTTTTGGTTGAGGATATCGTCAAACGTGACGGCATATGGTGCATCGACATCAGGGATGATAATGCAGAGCGGAAATCAGTCAAAACCGGTGAGAGGCGCATCGTCCCCCTGCATCCCTTCCTTGTCGAGGACCTCCACTTTCCTGATTACGTCAAAAGCATACCAGCAACCAAGAAGCGAATCTTCCATGAATTGGTCTATGTGAACAACCGATGGGGGCATGGGCTAAGCCAGTGGTTTGCTACGTTCAAGAAACGTGCAGGCATCGAAGCACCAAAAGGAAGGAAGACTTTCCATAGTTTTCGACATACTCTTATCAATCATTTAAAACAGAATGAAGCAGAGTATCAGTACGTCAAGGAATTCGTCGGGCACAAAGGCCGTGGAGACATAACCTGGGACCTCTATGGAAAATCCTTCCAGCCAGCGAAGCTTATGGAGAAAGTGGTCTCAAAGCTGAACTATCCGATTGACCTCAGTCATTTGAAGAGCAGCAAGTGGATTGTCTCCTGA
- a CDS encoding diguanylate cyclase produces MTAHILIVDDDLSVRDAMREFIEMSGYDSTVASSAEEALDVLATDSVEVVITDIMLPGMDGLALTDHIKRMGDSDVIVMTGYSTEYSYEEAISKGASDFVFKPVRFEELLLRLKRVLKERSLNQERVRMLDELKKLSITDGLTQLYNSRHFYAQLKGEIERCNRYDHKLSLLLLDIDNFKDYNDTYGHLEGDKILVRLGRVIKSCLRNMDTAYRYGGEEFTIILPDTDVDEARTVAERLRAAVSAEDFTDGIRPGVRITISIGVTQYFREEKIASFVQRADQAMYRSKQAGRNKVSCIFDNSIS; encoded by the coding sequence ATGACAGCACATATTCTCATCGTCGACGACGATCTATCCGTCCGGGATGCGATGCGCGAGTTCATCGAGATGTCCGGGTACGATTCCACGGTGGCCTCCAGCGCCGAAGAGGCCCTGGACGTGCTGGCCACTGACAGCGTCGAGGTTGTGATCACCGATATCATGCTGCCCGGGATGGATGGGCTGGCATTGACCGACCACATCAAACGCATGGGGGACAGCGATGTGATCGTCATGACCGGCTACAGCACCGAGTACTCCTACGAAGAGGCCATCAGCAAGGGAGCCAGCGATTTTGTGTTCAAGCCGGTGCGCTTCGAAGAACTGCTCCTGCGGCTCAAACGCGTGCTCAAGGAGCGAAGCCTCAACCAGGAGCGGGTTCGGATGCTGGACGAACTCAAGAAGCTCTCCATTACCGACGGCCTGACCCAGCTATACAACTCCAGGCATTTCTATGCTCAGCTCAAAGGCGAGATCGAGCGTTGCAATCGCTACGATCACAAGCTGAGCCTGCTTCTTCTGGATATCGACAACTTCAAGGATTACAACGACACCTATGGGCATCTGGAGGGGGACAAGATTCTGGTGCGTCTCGGCCGGGTGATCAAATCCTGCCTGCGAAATATGGACACGGCTTACCGGTACGGCGGTGAGGAATTCACCATTATTCTCCCCGATACCGATGTCGATGAGGCCAGGACGGTGGCCGAACGTCTGCGGGCTGCTGTCAGCGCTGAAGACTTTACCGACGGCATCAGGCCCGGCGTCAGGATCACCATCAGCATCGGCGTCACCCAATATTTCCGGGAGGAGAAGATCGCCAGTTTCGTCCAGCGGGCCGACCAGGCCATGTACCGGTCCAAGCAGGCCGGCAGAAACAAGGTGTCTTGTATTTTCGACAATTCAATTTCCTGA
- a CDS encoding type 1 glutamine amidotransferase domain-containing protein, with translation MELNGKKILILVETFYNEFEFWYPYYRLKEAGADVTVVGSGSAETYHSKSGLPAKVDTTADAVSVEDFDGVVIPGGYAPDHMRRYPAMVNLVKGFDSAGKLVAAICHAGWMLVSADIVRGRKVTSYFSIKDDLVNAGGEWVDEEVVVDGRLVTSRTPDDLPAFMRTMIKLLKTED, from the coding sequence ATGGAACTCAACGGAAAGAAAATCCTGATCCTGGTGGAGACCTTCTACAACGAATTCGAATTCTGGTACCCCTACTACCGTCTCAAGGAGGCCGGGGCCGATGTCACTGTGGTGGGCTCGGGCAGCGCCGAGACCTATCACAGCAAATCCGGCCTGCCCGCCAAAGTCGACACCACCGCCGACGCGGTTTCGGTTGAAGATTTCGACGGGGTCGTCATCCCCGGCGGATATGCCCCGGATCACATGCGCCGCTACCCGGCTATGGTCAACCTGGTCAAGGGGTTCGACAGTGCCGGCAAGCTGGTGGCGGCCATCTGCCACGCCGGCTGGATGCTGGTTTCGGCGGACATCGTGCGCGGCCGCAAGGTGACCTCCTATTTCTCCATCAAGGACGACCTGGTCAACGCCGGCGGCGAGTGGGTGGACGAAGAAGTGGTGGTGGACGGCCGCCTGGTCACCAGCCGTACGCCGGACGATTTGCCGGCGTTTATGCGGACGATGATCAAGCTCCTGAAGACGGAAGACTGA